From Marinobacter alexandrii, one genomic window encodes:
- the rpsR gene encoding 30S ribosomal protein S18 encodes MTLQNEPINREQKKDKYCRFKKNGIKYIDYKDPDFLLKFVNEQGKLLPRRLTGTSLKYQRKVSQAVKRSRHLALMPYVGDSLK; translated from the coding sequence ATGACATTACAGAACGAACCAATAAACAGAGAGCAGAAAAAGGATAAGTACTGCCGATTCAAAAAGAACGGCATCAAGTACATTGATTATAAAGATCCTGATTTCTTGCTAAAGTTTGTAAACGAGCAAGGAAAGCTCCTTCCTCGAAGACTTACAGGTACCAGTTTAAAGTATCAAAGAAAAGTGTCTCAGGCGGTCAAAAGATCGAGACACCTTGCATTGATGCCATATGTTGGAGATTCCCTTAAATAA
- the rplI gene encoding 50S ribosomal protein L9, with translation MEVILREDIQGLGYKNDTVAVKPGYGRNFLIPRGMAIIASDSNKKMIGENIRQASHKAEKAKKDAEETAKKIGELTIEIKTKAGESGKIFGAITPIQVAEALAAQGHDVDRKRISFEQKIKEVGEYTAFLDLHKEVHHPVQIKVIAE, from the coding sequence ATGGAAGTAATACTAAGAGAAGACATACAAGGACTTGGATACAAAAACGATACCGTTGCTGTAAAGCCAGGTTATGGCAGAAATTTTCTAATCCCTAGAGGCATGGCTATAATTGCTAGTGACTCTAATAAGAAAATGATAGGCGAGAACATTCGTCAGGCATCTCACAAAGCTGAAAAAGCTAAGAAAGATGCTGAAGAGACTGCAAAGAAAATTGGCGAATTGACAATAGAAATCAAGACTAAAGCTGGTGAAAGTGGTAAGATCTTCGGAGCTATCACTCCTATTCAGGTAGCTGAAGCATTAGCTGCTCAAGGTCACGATGTTGATAGAAAAAGAATTTCTTTTGAGCAGAAAATCAAAGAGGTTGGTGAATACACTGCATTTCTTGACCTGCACAAAGAGGTACACCACCCTGTTCAAATAAAGGTGATAGCTGAATAA
- a CDS encoding GSCFA domain-containing protein, translating into MFKLDFNIPESSNKINLKQPILLIGSCFSDDIGHKLSSCKFDSLSNPFGTIYNPFSIFKLLSNGAASDNIIENQGVHYHWDAHGVISCLDQQKTINLFNEKKNHTQTFLAKAKWLIVTLGTSMVYELTNGEIVANCHKVASSHFKKRFLSQEEIIKQFSLLHSYLSELNSELNIIFTVSPVRHIRDGLIDNNRSKAILIDAIHTISEEYENTCYFPSFEIVLDELRDYRYYATDRIHPSSEAIDYVWERFRASYFDSETETILKDWDKLRTAINHKPFHLASASHQKFLKNTLEKLEQMNEKIDVSVEIEQLRNQLQ; encoded by the coding sequence GTGTTTAAACTGGATTTTAATATTCCTGAGTCTTCCAATAAGATCAACTTAAAGCAACCTATTTTATTAATAGGCTCTTGCTTTTCGGATGATATTGGGCATAAACTAAGTTCCTGTAAGTTTGATAGTCTTTCCAATCCATTTGGTACAATCTATAACCCATTTTCAATTTTCAAGCTTCTATCAAATGGGGCTGCTTCCGACAACATTATTGAAAATCAAGGAGTACATTATCACTGGGATGCTCATGGAGTGATATCCTGCTTAGATCAACAAAAAACTATCAATCTTTTCAACGAAAAGAAGAATCATACTCAAACTTTTCTGGCCAAAGCAAAATGGCTTATTGTCACTTTAGGAACTTCTATGGTGTATGAATTGACGAATGGAGAAATAGTAGCCAACTGTCATAAAGTCGCTTCTTCCCACTTCAAAAAAAGATTTCTAAGCCAGGAGGAAATTATAAAGCAATTTTCTCTCCTCCACTCCTATTTATCCGAACTTAACTCAGAGCTTAATATCATTTTTACTGTTAGCCCTGTCCGCCATATTAGAGATGGACTTATCGATAATAATCGAAGTAAAGCTATCTTGATTGATGCCATTCATACAATTTCCGAAGAGTATGAAAACACGTGTTATTTCCCATCATTTGAAATCGTATTGGATGAGCTGAGAGATTATCGGTACTATGCTACTGATAGGATTCACCCATCAAGTGAGGCTATTGATTATGTTTGGGAGAGGTTTAGAGCAAGCTACTTTGATTCTGAAACGGAGACTATACTCAAAGATTGGGATAAACTAAGAACAGCTATCAATCATAAACCTTTTCATCTGGCGTCCGCTTCGCATCAAAAATTCCTCAAAAATACTTTAGAAAAACTGGAGCAAATGAATGAAAAAATTGATGTAAGTGTTGAAATTGAGCAATTGAGAAATCAACTACAATGA
- a CDS encoding thioredoxin domain-containing protein, producing MHEYTNDLINSTSPYLLQHAHNPVNWQEWSSEVLEKAKKEDKPILVSIGYSSCHWCHVMEKESFEDTAVSKIMNEYFINIKVDREERPDVDQVYMDAVQAMGLQGGWPLNVFLTPDQKPFYGGTYFPKEGWVNLLNSINEAFKNNREKINESAEAFTQNLQAKESEKYKLEGTDYRLSQDEINITYQNLEKKFDTVDGGIKKSPKFPMPSVWQFLATYAHQTKNEKALAHLEFTLEKIADGGIYDHVGGGFARYSTDEEWHIPHFEKMLYDNGQLLSLYANGFKISQNSKFKTTILETVEWLRREMLDESGGFYSALDADSEGEEGKFYVWSDDEIQKLAGADTNLIRAYYDVKPNGNWEGKNALRVVANEETLSQKLGLSREEFNAKIKTFKQIALTERETRVRPGLDNKIIAGWNGLVLSGLSESYQALQDSSILELANQNAVFLKSLIRDGQLFRFPNKDLEGFMEDYAAVIQSFIKYYETTLDRSYLELAQTLTIRVEEVFYDPDENLYYFSSDESASLIARKKEFFDNVIPSSNSLMAWNLTHLGTHLYDDEMAQKGQSILAQVRELIIQEPEYMSNWGMLALELADTFAEVIIIGPKAKEFTNALNQQFIPNKIISATIEESDKPPFKFKTALNGETTIYVCFNKSCKRPVTTVDAAIKQMLNN from the coding sequence ATGCACGAATACACCAATGACCTCATCAACTCAACAAGTCCCTATTTACTTCAGCATGCGCACAACCCAGTAAATTGGCAAGAATGGAGCTCCGAAGTACTGGAGAAAGCAAAAAAAGAGGACAAGCCTATTCTTGTGAGTATTGGCTACTCCAGCTGTCATTGGTGTCATGTGATGGAAAAAGAATCTTTTGAAGATACTGCTGTATCGAAAATAATGAATGAATATTTTATCAATATTAAAGTTGATAGAGAAGAACGTCCAGATGTAGATCAGGTATACATGGATGCCGTACAAGCGATGGGCCTCCAAGGTGGCTGGCCACTGAATGTATTTCTAACTCCAGATCAAAAACCATTTTATGGCGGCACGTATTTTCCAAAAGAAGGATGGGTTAATCTCTTGAATAGCATCAACGAAGCATTTAAAAATAATAGGGAGAAGATCAATGAATCGGCTGAAGCTTTTACTCAGAATCTTCAAGCCAAAGAGTCTGAAAAGTATAAACTAGAAGGAACTGACTATAGACTGTCTCAAGATGAAATCAACATTACTTATCAAAATCTGGAAAAGAAGTTTGACACAGTAGATGGAGGCATTAAAAAATCACCAAAGTTTCCTATGCCTTCTGTTTGGCAGTTTCTAGCAACCTATGCTCATCAAACCAAAAATGAAAAAGCATTGGCACATCTCGAATTTACGTTAGAAAAAATAGCTGATGGAGGCATTTATGATCACGTTGGAGGTGGTTTCGCTCGCTACAGTACAGATGAAGAGTGGCATATACCTCATTTTGAGAAGATGCTTTATGACAATGGACAATTGCTTAGTTTGTATGCTAATGGTTTCAAGATATCACAAAACTCAAAATTCAAAACAACTATACTAGAAACTGTTGAATGGTTGAGACGAGAAATGCTAGATGAATCAGGAGGGTTTTATTCAGCCCTAGATGCAGATAGTGAAGGGGAAGAAGGTAAATTCTATGTTTGGTCGGATGATGAAATCCAAAAGCTCGCTGGGGCAGATACGAACTTGATCAGAGCCTATTATGATGTTAAGCCCAATGGAAACTGGGAAGGCAAGAATGCTCTAAGAGTTGTTGCTAATGAAGAAACATTATCACAAAAGTTGGGGCTATCTCGAGAGGAGTTTAATGCGAAAATCAAAACGTTTAAGCAAATAGCGCTAACAGAAAGAGAAACAAGAGTTAGACCTGGTTTAGATAATAAAATAATTGCTGGATGGAATGGTTTGGTTTTGTCAGGTCTCTCCGAATCATACCAAGCTTTACAAGATTCTTCTATTCTTGAGCTGGCAAATCAGAATGCTGTATTCCTTAAAAGCCTTATTCGTGATGGGCAACTATTCCGATTCCCAAATAAAGATTTAGAAGGGTTTATGGAGGACTATGCTGCAGTCATTCAGAGTTTTATTAAATACTATGAAACGACATTGGATCGTTCATACCTTGAATTAGCACAAACATTGACCATACGAGTAGAAGAAGTCTTTTATGATCCAGATGAAAATCTTTATTATTTCAGTAGCGATGAAAGTGCCAGTCTAATTGCTCGCAAAAAAGAATTCTTTGACAATGTAATACCATCATCCAACTCATTGATGGCATGGAACCTTACACATTTAGGAACGCATCTTTACGATGATGAAATGGCTCAAAAAGGTCAATCTATTTTAGCACAAGTTAGAGAACTAATAATCCAAGAACCAGAGTATATGAGTAACTGGGGAATGCTTGCATTGGAATTGGCAGACACCTTTGCTGAGGTGATTATCATTGGCCCAAAAGCAAAAGAATTCACTAATGCGCTGAATCAACAATTCATTCCCAATAAGATCATTTCTGCTACAATAGAAGAGTCCGATAAGCCCCCATTCAAATTTAAGACTGCACTAAATGGTGAAACTACCATATATGTTTGCTTCAACAAATCATGCAAGCGACCCGTAACAACTGTTGATGCAGCTATTAAGCAAATGTTGAATAATTGA
- the priA gene encoding primosomal protein N' has product MSEVNPYCEIILPLPLDGTFTYRIPKKFQNIIFPGSRVVISFGKKKIYTGIVLSTHSNTSTDYQPKELLDVLDDHAIANEHQLKFFQWMARYYMCYLGEVSNAALPAALKLSSESFVGLNPEINPDDIDVNDREWELLRTLRTNDLTMKDVGDFLGLKQPQRILKQLSEKGYIDLFEKVKDKYQPKKVKRVRIADAYLEEGMLEELLNELEAKSKQQEVLLSYLRDVPVLDNSAANERGVLKSKLLAEDVSPSSLKTLIKNEVLKEWEEIVSRLPSEQLTTHVEIKLSQIQESCRREIIESFKDHSTVLLHGVTGSGKTEIYIELIKEQIAAGNQVLYLLPEIALTTQIIARLHRIFGDSFGVYHSRYSDNERVEVWQKVLSNDYQFVVGVRSAVFLPFSNLGLIIVDEEHEPSYKQFEPAPRYHARDSAIYLSTIHDSHVLLGTATPALETYQNALDNKYGLVELNSRYGEAYHPTMEFANVNRERKQRKLKGNFTSILVDEIEQALEKKEQVILFQNRRGYASYITCDNCSTIPKCPNCAVSLTYHQFNNKLVCHYCGYNQSMYSDCLHCGSKELRNVGFGTEELEEEIKILFPQAIVQRMDLDTTRSKYGYQRIIKEFEEGNIDILVGTQMVSKGLDFDRVNLVGIFDTDRMIHFPDFRSHERAYHLITQVSGRAGRKSKNGKVIVQTNDPDQDLLQKARNDNYKSFFQWEIMEREHFYYPPFTRLINITFKHREKGISFQAANYFAADIRKNLGNQRMIGPVEPIIGKIRNMYLHEITLKIEKQGINLPAVKEYLKSVEQMMKQMPAFKSIGLVFDVDPI; this is encoded by the coding sequence TTGAGTGAAGTAAATCCATATTGCGAAATTATCCTACCTCTGCCCCTTGATGGGACTTTTACTTATCGGATTCCTAAAAAATTTCAGAACATAATTTTCCCTGGATCCAGAGTGGTCATTTCGTTCGGCAAGAAGAAAATCTACACCGGGATCGTTTTATCCACCCACTCCAATACCTCAACGGACTACCAACCAAAAGAATTGCTTGATGTACTCGACGATCATGCCATTGCTAATGAACATCAGCTTAAATTTTTTCAATGGATGGCTCGTTATTACATGTGTTATTTGGGCGAAGTTTCTAACGCAGCACTCCCTGCAGCACTAAAATTATCTAGTGAATCTTTTGTTGGACTGAATCCAGAAATCAATCCTGATGATATTGATGTTAATGATCGAGAATGGGAGCTACTACGCACATTAAGGACCAATGACTTAACGATGAAAGATGTTGGTGATTTTTTAGGGTTAAAACAACCTCAACGAATTCTCAAACAACTTTCAGAAAAAGGATATATCGACCTATTTGAGAAGGTTAAAGACAAATATCAACCTAAAAAAGTCAAGCGTGTTAGGATAGCAGATGCCTACTTAGAAGAAGGGATGTTGGAAGAGCTCTTGAATGAACTTGAAGCTAAAAGCAAACAGCAGGAAGTACTTCTCTCCTACCTTCGGGATGTTCCGGTATTAGACAATTCTGCTGCAAATGAGAGAGGTGTTCTCAAATCAAAATTGCTGGCGGAGGATGTAAGCCCGTCTTCACTCAAAACACTTATTAAAAATGAGGTTCTGAAAGAATGGGAAGAGATTGTCTCTAGGCTGCCATCTGAACAACTAACGACTCATGTTGAAATTAAACTAAGTCAGATTCAAGAATCTTGTAGACGAGAGATCATTGAGTCCTTTAAAGATCATAGTACGGTTCTACTTCATGGAGTTACTGGTAGCGGGAAAACTGAAATCTACATTGAGCTAATCAAAGAGCAAATTGCTGCTGGAAATCAAGTGCTCTATCTTCTACCGGAGATCGCACTTACCACACAAATCATTGCTCGATTGCACCGAATCTTCGGTGATTCATTTGGTGTTTATCACTCCCGATACTCTGATAATGAACGAGTAGAAGTATGGCAAAAAGTTTTGAGCAATGATTACCAGTTTGTTGTTGGGGTACGAAGTGCCGTTTTCCTTCCATTTTCTAATCTTGGTTTGATTATCGTAGATGAGGAACATGAACCTTCATATAAGCAATTTGAACCCGCTCCACGATATCACGCACGTGATTCAGCTATTTACCTTTCCACCATACATGATTCACATGTACTCCTAGGTACAGCTACTCCCGCTCTCGAAACCTATCAAAATGCCTTAGACAACAAATATGGATTGGTTGAATTGAACTCCAGATATGGAGAAGCCTATCACCCTACGATGGAGTTTGCCAATGTGAACAGGGAGCGAAAGCAACGAAAGTTAAAAGGTAACTTCACATCCATTCTCGTTGATGAGATTGAACAAGCATTGGAGAAAAAGGAACAAGTGATCCTCTTTCAAAATAGAAGAGGTTATGCTTCGTATATCACCTGTGATAATTGTAGTACTATACCCAAATGTCCCAATTGTGCTGTAAGCCTCACCTATCATCAGTTCAACAACAAGCTGGTGTGTCACTACTGCGGCTACAATCAGAGCATGTATAGTGATTGTCTACATTGTGGTAGCAAAGAGCTTAGAAATGTGGGTTTCGGAACAGAAGAGCTTGAAGAAGAAATCAAGATCTTGTTTCCTCAAGCCATTGTACAGCGAATGGATCTGGATACCACGAGGAGCAAATATGGTTATCAGAGAATCATTAAAGAGTTTGAAGAAGGAAATATTGATATCCTCGTTGGTACACAAATGGTGAGCAAGGGCTTGGATTTTGATCGAGTCAATTTGGTTGGCATATTTGATACGGATCGAATGATTCATTTTCCTGATTTCAGATCACATGAACGAGCGTACCACTTAATTACTCAAGTTAGCGGACGTGCCGGGCGCAAGTCTAAAAACGGAAAAGTAATTGTTCAAACCAACGACCCAGATCAAGATCTACTGCAAAAAGCAAGAAATGATAACTACAAATCCTTTTTCCAGTGGGAAATTATGGAGCGTGAACACTTCTACTACCCCCCCTTTACGCGATTAATTAACATCACTTTCAAGCATAGAGAAAAAGGCATTTCTTTTCAAGCTGCTAATTATTTTGCCGCTGATATTAGGAAGAACTTAGGAAATCAACGAATGATTGGTCCCGTAGAACCTATCATTGGAAAAATTAGAAACATGTACTTACATGAAATCACATTGAAAATTGAAAAACAAGGCATTAACTTGCCGGCGGTTAAAGAATACCTTAAGTCTGTTGAACAAATGATGAAACAGATGCCTGCATTTAAAAGTATTGGCTTGGTATTTGACGTGGATCCGATATAG
- a CDS encoding DUF6048 family protein yields the protein MAKQRLLFIFSLILGIQVYSQEAADTVQAPPRFVQPSIYIDYGKLLTIPSAFETKYEGGLELNFYDKFPLIIEIGQATLTPEGAYSNGTYESEGIYYRVGFGYINQFLPKNKIGFSFRYASSTFNENGRIFIESPSGAQETFVQNIRRENLSATWYEMVVYSDRRLTDLFSIGLNLRLKVLADYDEQDPVDVYAIPGYGRSFENTVPAMNFFLKVTF from the coding sequence ATGGCGAAGCAACGTTTACTTTTTATTTTTAGTCTGATCCTTGGGATACAGGTCTATTCGCAAGAGGCAGCTGATACCGTTCAGGCGCCCCCGCGGTTTGTGCAGCCATCAATTTATATTGATTATGGTAAACTACTCACCATTCCAAGCGCTTTTGAAACAAAGTATGAAGGTGGATTAGAACTAAATTTCTATGATAAATTCCCATTAATCATAGAGATTGGTCAAGCCACATTAACACCGGAAGGAGCTTACTCAAATGGTACATATGAAAGTGAGGGCATCTATTATCGTGTTGGATTTGGATATATAAACCAATTTCTTCCCAAGAACAAAATTGGATTTTCATTTAGATATGCTTCCTCTACATTTAACGAGAATGGCCGAATTTTCATTGAAAGCCCAAGTGGTGCTCAAGAGACATTCGTTCAGAACATTCGAAGAGAAAACCTGAGTGCTACATGGTATGAGATGGTGGTCTATTCAGATCGCAGACTCACAGATCTTTTTAGCATTGGATTAAACCTTCGATTAAAGGTTTTAGCAGATTATGATGAACAAGATCCAGTAGATGTCTATGCGATTCCAGGATATGGAAGGTCATTTGAAAACACGGTTCCAGCTATGAATTTCTTTTTGAAGGTGACCTTCTAA
- a CDS encoding LytTR family DNA-binding domain-containing protein yields the protein MTYLFNSRILTHISFWLGYFLLFGFIWTRDGNYSSSYFLEFVLLPIRIGVVYASLYYLLPRYLLKKKFALFLVSYSGLLLFGSILQRFFIHFFYEQQTNFDLINILDPAAVLRAFILINSTALFLLALKILFLYLEERSINQPIHDEKIEVKSDKRFYRIHPSDILYLEGLGNYVTYYLRNGTKIIGYNSLKNANNELPDYFVRIHKSFIVNTNQVISYDKHNVEIAKEKFLPIGNSYEFEI from the coding sequence ATGACCTATCTCTTCAATTCGCGCATACTGACACACATTTCCTTTTGGCTAGGATATTTTTTATTATTCGGCTTTATATGGACGAGAGATGGAAATTATTCATCTTCTTACTTTCTGGAATTTGTCTTGCTACCCATTCGGATAGGAGTGGTGTATGCCTCACTTTACTACTTGCTGCCAAGATATTTGCTAAAGAAAAAATTTGCTTTATTTCTGGTTAGTTATTCAGGGTTGTTATTGTTTGGTAGTATACTCCAGCGATTCTTTATTCACTTCTTTTATGAACAACAAACAAATTTCGATCTAATTAATATACTTGATCCGGCCGCTGTTCTTCGTGCTTTTATATTGATCAATTCTACCGCTTTATTTTTATTAGCATTGAAAATTCTCTTTCTCTATTTAGAGGAGAGATCGATCAATCAACCCATTCATGATGAAAAAATAGAAGTAAAATCGGATAAGCGTTTCTATCGAATCCATCCATCCGATATTTTATATTTAGAAGGACTAGGTAATTATGTCACCTATTACTTAAGAAATGGAACCAAGATTATTGGATACAATAGTTTGAAAAATGCCAACAATGAATTACCTGATTATTTCGTGCGAATCCACAAATCATTTATCGTAAATACAAATCAGGTGATCTCTTATGATAAGCACAATGTGGAAATAGCCAAAGAGAAATTTCTACCTATAGGAAATTCGTATGAGTTTGAGATTTAG
- a CDS encoding alpha/beta hydrolase, whose product MKFIFSITLIIISFQSLPGQSLGRRASWEANIGWPNGINPGAMINSIQKGSVFEKTGVKAGDLIIQVNDRKILNQEDWSHVTYSIRAHDKTIIHLKRGNGWIKKEIILKPLEQEKHEGINTFYESVVSDYGIRQRTIITTPNSDRKLPAIFLIQGLSCSTIEQYSGRSNNWVKLINDLVEKSGMVVMRVDKPGVGDSEGDCGCTDFKTELSGYEAAIKSLKSKTYVDTTRIVVYGNSMGSALAPYFANTFNLAGSISDGTFYKTWYEHMLEIERRILAIEGDSETTIVEKMNKYYIPLYHEMLIKKKSFEDILDEQPALKEHHRQGLNHMYGRSMEYYHQVQDFNFAQEWEEIKVPVRIRWGTNDWIMSEFDNEMIMDVLERKGHKDHELYKYPNLDHWSTIHPSYSESFNFKPGKWEDYISLQIIDWAKEIVDKK is encoded by the coding sequence ATGAAATTTATTTTTTCAATCACGTTAATCATCATTTCTTTCCAATCTCTTCCCGGGCAGAGTCTAGGCAGAAGAGCCTCTTGGGAAGCTAATATCGGATGGCCTAACGGCATAAACCCAGGGGCGATGATCAACAGCATACAAAAAGGTTCTGTATTTGAAAAGACAGGAGTAAAAGCTGGCGACCTAATCATACAGGTAAATGACAGGAAAATTCTTAATCAGGAAGACTGGAGTCATGTAACGTACAGTATCAGAGCCCATGATAAAACGATCATACACCTTAAACGTGGAAATGGTTGGATCAAAAAGGAAATAATCTTAAAACCACTTGAGCAGGAAAAACATGAAGGGATCAATACTTTTTATGAAAGTGTGGTCAGTGATTACGGAATACGTCAGCGCACAATCATTACTACACCGAATTCCGACCGAAAGCTGCCAGCTATATTCCTCATTCAGGGACTAAGCTGTTCTACAATAGAACAGTACTCAGGTAGGTCCAATAACTGGGTTAAGCTAATCAACGATTTAGTAGAAAAATCTGGTATGGTAGTCATGCGTGTTGATAAACCCGGCGTTGGTGATAGTGAGGGCGATTGCGGGTGCACAGATTTCAAAACAGAACTGAGCGGATATGAAGCTGCCATTAAAAGCCTAAAGTCTAAAACATATGTAGACACAACACGAATTGTCGTCTATGGAAACAGCATGGGAAGCGCTTTAGCCCCCTATTTTGCAAATACCTTCAATCTGGCAGGATCTATCTCTGATGGCACTTTTTACAAAACCTGGTACGAACATATGCTTGAGATCGAACGCAGAATTCTCGCTATTGAAGGAGACTCGGAAACGACGATTGTTGAGAAAATGAATAAATATTATATCCCTTTATATCATGAAATGTTAATCAAGAAAAAAAGTTTTGAAGATATTCTGGATGAGCAGCCTGCTTTAAAAGAACACCATCGACAAGGACTTAATCACATGTACGGTCGATCAATGGAATACTATCATCAAGTTCAAGATTTCAATTTTGCACAGGAGTGGGAAGAAATCAAAGTGCCAGTTAGAATTAGATGGGGTACCAATGATTGGATTATGTCCGAGTTTGACAATGAAATGATCATGGATGTCTTGGAAAGAAAAGGGCACAAAGATCATGAATTATATAAGTATCCTAACTTAGACCATTGGTCTACGATACACCCATCCTATTCGGAGAGTTTCAATTTTAAGCCTGGAAAATGGGAAGATTATATCAGTCTACAAATCATAGATTGGGCTAAAGAAATAGTCGACAAAAAATGA